From one Ursus arctos isolate Adak ecotype North America unplaced genomic scaffold, UrsArc2.0 scaffold_1, whole genome shotgun sequence genomic stretch:
- the GBX2 gene encoding homeobox protein GBX-2 translates to MSAAFPPSLMMMQRPLGSSTAFSIDSLIGSPPQPSPGHFVYTGYPMFMPYRPVVLPPPPPPPPALPQAALQPALPPAHPHHQIPSLPTGFCSSLAQGMALTSTLMATLPGGFSASPQHQEAAAARKFAPQPLPGGGNFDKAEALQADTEDGKGFLAKEGSLLAFSAAEAVQASLGESAARATRARGREGAGASQLRVPAGAEGASRGCQRARERRVKGGRRPEGQGGEFLAGERSGLQLG, encoded by the exons ATGAGCGCAGCGTTCCCGCCTTCGCTGATGATGATGCAGCGCCCGCTGGGGAGTAGTACCGCCTTCAGCATAGACTCGCTGATCGGCAGCCCGCCGCAGCCCAGCCCCGGCCATTTCGTCTACACCGGCTATCCCATGTTTATGCCCTACCGGCCGGTGGTgctgccgccaccgccgccgccgccacccgcGCTGCCCCAGGCCGCGCTGCAGCCCGCGCTGCCGCCCGCTCACCCTCACCACCAGATCCCCAGCCTGCCCACCGGCTTCTGCTCCAGCTTGGCTCAGGGCATGGCGCTCACCTCCACGCTCATGGCTACGCTGCCTGGAGGCTTCTCCGCGTCTCCCCAGCACCAGGAGGCGGCGGCCGCCCGCAAGTTCGCGCCGCAGCCGCTGCCGGGTGGCGGCAACTTCGACAAGGCGGAGGCGCTGCAAGCCGACACTGAGGACGGCAAAGGCTTCCTGGCCAAGGAGGGCTCGTTGCTTGCCTTCTCCGCGGCCGAGGCTGTGCAGGCGTCGCTCGGTGAGTCGGCGGCGCGCGCGACCCGGgcgcgggggcgggagggggcgggggcgagCCAGCTCCGAGTTCCCGCTGGGGCCGAGGGGGCGAG TCGGGGCTGTCAGAGGGCAAGGGAAAGACGAGTCAAAGGTGGAAGACGACCCGAAGGGCAAGGAGGAGAGTTTCTCGCTGGAGAGCGATCTGGACTACAGCTCGGATGA